One genomic region from Syngnathus typhle isolate RoL2023-S1 ecotype Sweden linkage group LG17, RoL_Styp_1.0, whole genome shotgun sequence encodes:
- the tubg1 gene encoding tubulin gamma-1 chain, whose translation MPREIITLQLGQCGNQIGFEFWKQLCAEHGISPEGIVEEFATEGTDRKDVFFYQADDEHYIPRAVLLDLEPRVIHSILNSPYANLYNPENIYLSEHGGGAGNNWASGYSQGKKIQEDIFDIIDREADGSDSLEGFVLCHSIAGGTGSGLGSYLLEKLNDRYPKKLVQTYSVFPNQHEMSDVVVQPYNSLLTLKRLTQNADCVVVLDNTALNRIATDRLHIQNPSFSQINQLVSTIMSASTTTLRYPGYMNNDLIGLIASLIPTPRLHFLMTGYTPLTTDQSVASVRKTTVLDVMRRLLQPKNVMVSTGRERQPSHCYIAILNIIQGEVDPTQVHKSLQRIRERKLASFIPWGPASIQVALSRKSPYLPSAHRVSGLMMANHTSISSLFERTCQQYDKLRKREAFLEQFRKEDIFKDNFDELDNSREVVQQLVDEYSAATRPDYISWGTQEQ comes from the exons TCGGCTTTGAGTTTTGGAAGCAGCTATGTGCAGAGCATGGTATCAGTCCAGAGGGCATCGTCGAGGAGTTTGCCACCGAAGGAACGGACAGGAAGGATGTTTTCTTCTATCAG GCCGATGACGAGCACTACATCCCCCGCGCTGTCCTCCTGGATCTGGAGCCTCGAGTGATCCACTCCATCCTTAACTCTCCCTACGCCAACCTGTACAATCCTGAGAATATCTACCTGTCCGAACATGGCGGAGGGGCCGGAAACAACTGGGCCAGTGGGTACTCACAG gggaaaaaaattcaagAAGACATTTTTGACATCATTGACCGCGAGGCAGATGGGAGTGACAGTCTGGAG GGGTTTGTCCTGTGTCACTCCATCGCTGGGGGGACGGGTTCCGGTCTGGGGTCCTACCTGCTGGAGAAGCTGAACGACAG GTACCCAAAGAAGCTGGTACAGACCTACTCGGTCTTTCCCAATCAGCACGAAATGAGCGACGTGGTGGTGCAGCCGTACAACTCGCTGCTGACTCTCAAGAGACTCACGCAGAACGCCGACTGCGTG GTGGTGCTGGACAACACGGCGCTGAATCGCATTGCCACCGACCGGTTGCACATCCAGAACCCTTCCTTCTCACAAATCAACCAGCTG GTGTCCACCATCATGTCAGCGAGCACCACCACCCTGCGCTACCCGGGATACATGAACAACGACCTCATCGGCCTCATTGCCTCGCTCATCCCCACGCCACGCCTCCACTTCCTGATGACGGGCTACACGCCGCTCACCACCGACCAGTCG GTGGCCAGTGTGAGGAAGACTACTGTGCTGGATGTGATGAGGAGGCTCCTTCAGCCCAAGAACGTGATGGTGTCCACAGGCAGAGAACGCCAGCCCAGCCACTGTTACATCGCCATCCTCAACATCATCCAGGGAGAAGTGGATCCCACTCAG GTGCACAAAAGTCTCCAGAGGATCCGGGAGCGGAAACTGGCCAGTTTCATCCCCTGGGGTCCTGCCAGCATCCAGGTGGCACTGTCCAGGAAGTCACCGTACCTGCCGTCCGCCCACCGCGTCAGCGGCCTGATGATGGCCAACCACACCAGCATCTCCTCT CTCTTTGAGCGGACGTGCCAGCAGTACGACAAGCTGCGTAAGCGCGAGGCCTTCCTGGAGCAGTTCCGCAAGGAGGACATCTTCAAGGACAACTTCGACGAGCTGGACAACTCACGCGAGGTGGTGCAGCAGCTGGTGGACGAGTACAGCGCCGCCACCAGGCCTGACTACATCTCTTGGGGAACACAAGAGCAGTGA
- the plekhh3 gene encoding pleckstrin homology domain-containing family H member 3 yields MPLQGVCWLLCCRQGFSLLGRDYGEKEEEESFELRNKDDLTPNGQSPAEVIHVSQPTRTANGTNGVAVSDAADEMKSLILEKNKMGLEEEPEILVKGWLLREVRGNWIKQRRFWFVLSQDSLDYYSGPEKGARRLGTLVLTSLCSVIWPDKQTFKETGYWSITVYGRKHCYRLYTKHFNEAVHWACAIQKIIDTKAPVETPTQLLIQDIEENKFNPEVVEHIYQHNPILKYTHGPLYAPLLPFPYGSLEHTYHHGKGYGSLNEEAVKLFNGLQQLESAHDGVPIIQGVLQTCLDLRPLRDEVYCQLVKQTSHTPAPYTAAHLRYWQLLTCMSCTFLPGAAVLKYLRFHLKRIQNQSPESEMDNYASFISEALEKTKCRECVPSWEEIQMLMSRQEMLCTVHYPGPGCCQLYISSHTTANEVVQRMQQRLGLKDSKNTFALYEQNALWEQPVSGGALIADILTSISSKECESKGQRKLCFKLYCLLDADSISVDSIEYLFLFEQCHEMVIRGQLPACEEDLQTLAALRLQAVMGDFSTHAPCPPLEHLFPGHLLEARILVPTCQVAVPTGCPAAQRLLAGALWSHAAAAHKQKVEKDLRLRSRVKEEAAAVMGAILERWRGLAGSNCRDSMAAYLAIARQWSGFGCTLYEVDFYISSTGSFSQKLWLGVAASSVSLYRQGEAEALESFPYGQICSYGVSDSNTFKISAGGRDMLFETSKLSEITQLMNAYFNATRLQRGKGDTVKIHEGTPVGFRHPSAPALLELPSHPV; encoded by the exons ATGCCTTTGCAAGGTGTTTGCTGGTTGCTGTGCTGCCGCCAGGGCTTCAGTTTGCTTGGGAGGGACTATggggagaaagaggaggaagagtctTTCGAGTTGCGCAACAAGGACGACCTGACTCCCAATGGACAG AGTCCAGCCGAGGTGATTCACGTTTCTCAGCCGACGCGTACAGCAAATGGGACGAACGG AGTGGCCGTGTCAGACGCTGCTGACGAGATGAAGAGCCTTATCCTGGAGAAGAACAAGATGGGCCTGGAGGAAGAACCTGAAATTCTGGTCAAAG GTTGGCTGCTGCGTGAGGTGCGAGGCAATTGGATCAAGCAGCGCCGCTTCTGGTTCGTGCTAAGCCAGGACTCGCTGGACTACTACAGCGGGCCCGAGAAGGGAGCCCGCCGACTGGGAACGTTGGTGCTAACCAGCCTCTGCTCCGTCATCTGGCCAGACAAGCAAACCTTCAAGGAGACGG GCTACTGGAGCATCACGGTGTACGGGCGCAAGCACTGCTACAGGCTCTACACCAAGCACTTCAACGAGGCCGTGCACTGGGCCTGCGCCATCCAGAAAATCATCGACACCAAAGCGCCCGTGGAAACGCCCACGCAACTCCTGATTCAAGATATAGAG GAGAACAAGTTCAACCCTGAGGTGGTGGAACACATCTACCAGCACAACCCTATCCTCAAGTACACCCATGGGCCCCTCTACGCCCCGCTGCTGCCCTTCCCCTATGGCAGCCTGGAGCACACGT ACCACCACGGCAAGGGCTACGGCTCGTTGAACGAGGAGGCCGTCAAGCTCTTCAACGGCCTGCAGCAGCTGGAGTCGGCGCACGACGGCGTGCCCATCATCCAGGGCGTACTGCAGACGTGTTTGGATCTGCGGCCGCTGCGCGACGAGGTCTACTGCCAGCTGGTGAAGCAGACCAGCCATACGCCCGCCCCCTACACCGCCGCCCACCTGCGCTACTGGCAGCTGCTCACCTGCATGAGCTGCACCTTCCTGCCCGGAGCCGCCGTCCTCAAGTACCTGCGATTCCACCTCAAGAG GATCCAAAACCAGAGTCCTGAATCGGAGATGGACAACTACGCGTCCTTCATCAGCGAAGCTCTGGAGAAGACAAAGTGTCGCGAGTGCGTGCCGTCCTGGGAGGAGATCCAGATGCTGATGAGCAGGCAGGAGATGCTGTGCACGGTGCACTACCCCGGACCTGGCTGCTGCCAGCTCTACATCAGCTCGCATACCACCGCCAACGAG GTGGTGCAGCGAATGCAGCAGCGGCTCGGCCTGAAAGACAGCAAAAACACGTTTGCTCTGTACGAGCAGAACGCGCTGTGGGAGCAGCCGGTGTCGGGCGGCGCGCTCATCGCCGACATCCTCACCAG CATCTCCAGCAAAGAGTGCGAGTCCAAAGGTCAGCGCAAACTGTGCTTCAAGCTCTACTGCCTGCTGGACGCCGACAGCATTTCAGTGGACAGCATCGAGTATCTCTTCCTCTTTGAGCAG TGCCACGAGATGGTGATCCGCGGTCAGCTGCCCGCCTGCGAGGAGGACCTCCAGACATTGGCGGCCCTCCGGCTTCAGGCCGTCATGGGGGACTTTAGCACGCACGCCCCCTGCCCACCCCTGGAGCACCTCTTCCCTGGCCATTTGCTGGAAGCCCGCATCCTCGTGCCGACCTGCCAGGTGGCCGTGCCCACAGGCTGCCCCGCTGCACAACGCCTTCTGGCGGGGGCGCTGTGGAGCCACGCGGCGGCGGCACACAAGCAGAAGGTGGAGAAGGACCTGCGCCTCCGCAGCCGTgtgaaggaggaggcggcggccgtCATGGGAGCCATCTTGGAGCGCTGGAGGGGCCTGGCGGGCTCCAACTGCAGAGACAGCATGGCCGCCTATCTGGCCATAGCGCGCCAGTGGTCCGGCTTCGGCTGCACGCTCTATGAAGTCGACTTCTACATT AGTTCAACGGGGAGTTTTTCCCAGAAGTTGTGGTTGGGGGTGGCGGCCAGCAGCGTGTCGCTCTATCGCCAAGGAGAAGCTGAGGCCCTCGAGTCGTTTCCCTACGGACAGATCTGCTCGTACGGCGTCTCCGACAGCAACACCTTCAAGATCAGCGCCGGCGGCCGAGACATGCTCTTCGAAACCAGCAAG CTGAGCGAGATCACGCAACTGATGAACGCGTACTTCAACGCCACCCGTCTGCAGCGAGGCAAAGGCGACACCGTCAAAATTCACGAGGGCACGCCGGTGGGCTTCCGCCACCCGTCCGCGCCCGCCCTCCTGGAGCTGCCTTCGCACCCCGTCTGA